A genomic stretch from Caballeronia sp. LZ062 includes:
- a CDS encoding succinylglutamate desuccinylase/aspartoacylase family protein, which translates to MRIKSTPLVSATIGTARELVSFHFGAPHAADTHEKVYIQASLHADETPAMLAAWRLKQRLRELEASGRVRGAVVLVPVANPIGLSQHVLGQFVGRFESNSGHNFNRNFPMPPASELIERIRPRMSNTDATHNTRLLRAAVCEMLGEMTARNEFESLRLALLRHASDADIVLDLHCSLEATMHLYTSPASWPAIEPLARYLGAKSVLLATDSGGQSFDEIHALLWNELRALLGKEVPLAAPNIAATLEHRGQRDVSDEYASNDAEAIVDFLIARGVIEGEARELPPLAQAATPLAGSEQLTAPVSGIVVYRAQVGAMLKAGDAVFDIIDPLTDAVTTVTTKNNGVFYMRRAIRFVYAGAPLGRVTGATAFRTGVLIGA; encoded by the coding sequence ATGCGCATCAAAAGCACGCCGCTCGTCTCGGCAACCATCGGCACCGCACGCGAACTCGTCAGTTTCCATTTCGGCGCACCGCATGCAGCGGATACGCACGAAAAGGTCTACATTCAGGCATCGCTTCACGCAGACGAAACGCCCGCCATGCTCGCCGCATGGCGGCTCAAGCAGCGGCTCAGAGAACTTGAAGCGAGCGGGCGCGTGCGCGGCGCAGTGGTGCTCGTGCCGGTGGCCAATCCCATCGGGTTATCGCAGCACGTGCTGGGCCAGTTCGTCGGACGCTTCGAGAGCAACAGCGGGCACAACTTCAACCGCAACTTTCCGATGCCGCCTGCAAGCGAATTGATAGAACGCATTCGCCCGCGCATGTCGAATACGGACGCCACGCACAACACGCGACTCTTGCGCGCGGCCGTGTGCGAGATGCTCGGCGAGATGACTGCGCGCAACGAGTTCGAATCGTTGCGGCTTGCGCTGCTCAGGCACGCATCGGACGCGGATATCGTGCTCGATCTGCATTGCTCGCTCGAAGCGACGATGCATCTGTACACCAGTCCGGCGAGTTGGCCCGCCATCGAGCCGCTGGCGCGCTATCTCGGCGCGAAAAGCGTTTTGCTCGCGACGGATTCGGGCGGCCAGTCCTTCGACGAGATTCACGCGCTGCTGTGGAACGAACTGCGTGCGTTACTGGGCAAAGAGGTGCCGCTCGCGGCGCCGAATATCGCGGCGACGCTGGAACATCGCGGCCAGCGGGATGTGAGTGACGAGTACGCATCGAATGATGCCGAGGCTATCGTCGACTTCCTGATCGCGCGCGGCGTGATCGAAGGCGAGGCGCGCGAACTGCCGCCGCTCGCGCAGGCCGCGACGCCGCTTGCGGGCAGCGAGCAACTGACAGCGCCGGTGAGCGGCATCGTCGTGTATCGCGCGCAAGTCGGCGCGATGCTGAAGGCGGGCGATGCGGTCTTCGACATCATCGATCCGCTGACGGACGCCGTGACCACCGTGACCACGAAGAACAATGGCGTGTTTTATATGCGGCGCGCCATTCGCTTCGTCTACGCGGGTGCGCCGTTGGGAAGAGTCACCGGCGCAACGGCGTTCAGGACCGGCGTATTGATCGGCGCGTGA